Proteins found in one Miscanthus floridulus cultivar M001 chromosome 4, ASM1932011v1, whole genome shotgun sequence genomic segment:
- the LOC136549587 gene encoding L-type lectin-domain containing receptor kinase SIT2-like yields MSSNTKPVSMLLQLLFLSLNLLAAFTTGDAQQFVYSGFSNNDLVVDGGTTITSNGLLQLTNGTDQQIGHAFYPTPLQFTRSPNGTVQSFSTSFVFAILSVYTDLSAHGMAFVVARSRNFSGALPGQFLGLTNIQNNGNTSNHFFTVELDTIENKEFNDINANHAGTNVNGLTSLNSSSAGYYADEDGKFRNLSLISREAMQVWMDYDDTVSSITVAMSPLKVARPKKPLFTTTYNLTSVVTDVAYIGFSSATGTINTRHYVLGWSFNMNGPAPAIDIYRLPKLPRMGPKPLSKVLQIVLPIASAAFALAVGTVVFLLVRRHLKYAELREDWEVEFGPHRFSYKDLFYATEGFKEKHLLGIGGFGRVYKGILPVSKLEVAVKRVSHDSRQGMKEFIAEVVSIGRIQHRNLVRVLGYCRRRGELFLVYEYMPSGSVDKYLYGIEGKPILSWANRWHIIKGIASCLVYLHEEWEKVVIHRDIKPSNVLLDSDMNARLGDFGLARLYDHDTDPQTTHVVGTIGYLAPELGHTSKATPLTDVFSFGMFLLEITCGRRPISENSQESQCMLVDWVLERWISGSLLETVDSRLRGNYNTAEACLALKLGLLCSHPFSNSRPTTRQVMQYLDGEMPLPEMTPTDMSFHMMAIMQNEGFDDYVTGSTASIGTTSVVSSGR; encoded by the coding sequence ATGTCCTCCAACACAAAGCCTGTGTCCATGCTTCTACAACTCCTCTTTCTTAGCCTCAACCTACTAGCAGCCTTCACTACGGGTGATGCCCAGCAGTTCGTCTACTCCGGCTTCTCCAACAATGATCTTGTCGTCGACGGAGGTACCACGATCACATCAAATGGCCTCCTTCAGCTCACCAATGGAACGGATCAGCAGATAGGCCACGCCTTCTACCCGACACCACTGCAGTTCACGAGGTCGCCAAATGGAACAGTGCAGTCTTTCTCCACCTCCTTTGTGTTCGCAATCTTGTCCGTGTACACCGACCTAAGTGCCCATGGCATGGCCTTCGTTGTGGCGCGAAGCCGAAACTTCTCGGGCGCGTTGCCTGGGCAGTTCCTAGGCCTCACCAACATCCAGAACAATGGCAACACCAGCAACCACTTCTTCACCGTCGAGCTCGACACCATCGAGAACAAGGAGTTCAACGACATCAATGCCAACCATGCCGGCACCAACGTCAATGGACTCACATCGCTGAATTCCAGCTCTGCTGGCTACTATGCTGATGAGGATGGTAAATTTCGCAACTTGAGTCTGATTAGCCGTGAGGCTATGCAAGTGTGGATGGACTATGATGACACGGTTTCAAGCATCACAGTTGCCATGTCTCCATTGAAGGTTGCACGACCTAAAAAGCCATTGTTCACAACCACCTACAACCTTACAAGTGTTGTTACTGATGTTGCATACATTGGCTTCTCCTCTGCAACTGGCACAATCAACACAAGGCATTATGTGCTTGGCTGGAGCTTCAACATGAATGGTCCTGCTCCAGCCATTGATATTTATAGGCTACCCAAGTTGCCACGTATGGGCCCAAAGCCTCTATCCAAGGTATTGCAAATTGTTCTGCCAATAGCCTCAGCGGCGTTCGCCCTCGCTGTGGGTACCGTCGTGTTCCTACTTGTCCGGAGGCATTTGAAGTATGCCGAGCTGCGGGAAGATTGGGAGGTTGAGTTTGGACCGCACCGATTCTCCTACAAGGATTTGTTCTATGCAACGGAAGGATTCAAGGAAAAGCACCTCTTAGGCATTGGAGGATTTGGGAGGGTATACAAGGGGATCCTTCCGGTGTCTAAATTGGAGGTAGCAGTGAAAAGAGTATCTCATGATTCAAGGCAGGGCATGAAGGAATTCATCGCGGAGGTTGTTAGCATAGGACGTATCCAACATCGCAATCTCGTGCGTGTTCTTGGCTATTGCCGACGAAGAGGTGAATTGTTTTTGGTGTATGAGTACATGCCAAGTGGAAGTGTTGACAAGTACTTGTATGGTATAGAAGGGAAGCCAATTCTGAGTTGGGCTAATAGGTGGCACATCATCAAGGGCATTGCATCTTGTTTGGTCTACCTCCATGAGGAGTGGGAGAAAGTTGTCATACATCGGGATATCAAACCAAGTAATGTTCTTCTTGATAGTGACATGAATGCACGACTTGGTGACTTTGGCCTTGCTAGGTTATATGACCATGACACTGACCCACAAACCACACACGTGGTTGGAACAATAGGGTACCTTGCTCCAGAGCTAGGACATACAAGCAAGGCGACACCTCTTACAGATGTATTTTCCTTTGGCATGTTTCTTCTTGAGATTACATGTGGCAGGAGGCCTATCAGTGAAAACTCACAAGAAAGTCAGTGCATGTTGGTCGATTGGGTTCTGGAGCGTTGGATAAGTGGATCACTGCTAGAAACTGTGGATAGCAGGCTTCGGGGAAACTATAACACTGCAGAGGCTTGTTTAGCTCTAAAGCTAGGACTGTTATGCTCTCATCCATTCTCCAACTCAAGGCCTACCACGCGGCAGGTCATGCAGTACCTTGATGGTGAGATGCCATTACCGGAGATGACACCAACGGACATGAGCTTTCACATGATGGCAATAATGCAGAATGAAGGATTTGATGACTACGTCACAGGATCGACAGCAAGCATTGGTACAACATCTGTTGTTTCTAGTGGAAGATGA